A region of Panicum virgatum strain AP13 chromosome 8N, P.virgatum_v5, whole genome shotgun sequence DNA encodes the following proteins:
- the LOC120684538 gene encoding 2-methyl-6-phytyl-1,4-hydroquinone methyltransferase 2, chloroplastic: MVSTYGPGGGAKLRCAASSSAAAPARPVKAPRFIQHKKEAFWFYRFISVAYDNVFNPGHFTESMRDDALEPADLFSSHLKVVDVGGGTGFTTLGIVKHVDPENVTLLDQSPHQLEKARQKVALKGVTIMEGDAEDLPFPTDTFDRYVSAGSIEYWPDPQRGIKEAYRVLKFGGIACVIGPVYPTFWLSRFFADMWMLFPQEEEYIEWFKKAGFKDVKLKRIGPKWYRGVRRHGLIIGCSVTGVKRERGDSSLELGPKAEDVSKPVNPITFLFRFLIGTICAAYYVLVPIYMWIKDKIVPKGMPI, from the exons ATGGTCTCCACCTacgggccgggcggcggcgccaagcTGAGGtgcgcggcgtcctcgtcggcggCAGCCCCGGCGCGGCCCGTCAAGGCGCCGCGGTTCATCCAGCACAAGAAGGAGGCCTTCTGGTTCTACCGCTTCATCTCCGTCGCCTACGACAACGTCTTCAACCCGGGCCACTTCACTGAGAGCATGCGCGACGACGCGCTCGAGCCCGCCGACCTCTTCAGCAGCCACCTCAAGGTcgtcgacgtcggcggcggcacgggcttCACCACGCTCGGGATCGTCAAGCACGTCGACCCGGAGAACGTCACGCTGCTCGACCAGTCCCCGCACCAGCTCGAGAAGGCCAGGCAGAAAGTGGCGCTCAAGGGGGTCACCATCATGGAGGGCGACGCCGAGGACCTTCCCTTCCCCACCGACACCTTCGACCGATACGTCTCCGCCGGCAG CATTGAGTATTGGCCTGATCCACAGAGAGGAATCAAGGAGGCATACAGGGTCCTGAAGTTTGGTGGGATAGCTTGTGTGATTGGCCCGGTGTACCCAACCTTCTGGCTGTCCCGCTTCTTCGCCGACATGTGGATGCTTTTCCCCCAGGAAGAAGAGTATATCGAGTGGTTCAAGAAGGCTGGGTTTAAGGATGTCAAGCTGAAAAGAATTGGACCAAAGTGGTACCGTGGTGTCCGGAGGCATGGCCTGATCATTGGATGCTCTGTCACAGGTGTGAAGAGAGAACGTGGAGACTCTTCTTTGGAG CTTGGTCCGAAAGCTGAGGATGTCAGCAAACCAGTGAATCCAATCACCTTCCTCTTTCGCTTCCTCATAGGAACAATATGTGCTGCATACTATGTTCTGGTGCCTATTTACATGTGGATAAAGGACAAGATTGTGCCCAAAGGCATGCCAATCTGA